The following coding sequences are from one Diospyros lotus cultivar Yz01 chromosome 7, ASM1463336v1, whole genome shotgun sequence window:
- the LOC127806573 gene encoding cytokinin dehydrogenase 3-like isoform X1, producing the protein MGKNSSMLVASLFLLFITSRLISLVGKVSPWLPDELLIQVDTNAIDSVSSDFGKLVKVMPVAVLYPSSDRDVLQLVKFSYNSHNPFPIAARGRSHSIHGQATAKNGVVVEMTWLEKHHPSRIRVSSSPNSSRFYVDVGGEQLWFDVLRATYDYGLAPVSWTDYLYLTVGGTLSNGGISGQSFRYGPQINNVIEMDIITGKGEMVTCSKQINSGLFYGVLGGLGQFGIITRARIPLEKAPKMVKWVRLLYHDFSSFTRDQEHLISINKGFDYVEGSLIMRKSPPNNWRSSFFSPSDQVLINSLVVKHGIIYCLEVVKYYDDLSVEYVDEEMGLLLGGLGFLPGFTFQKEVGFVEFLDRVRRGELELQAKGLWDVPHPWLNLFVPKSGIMDFNEGAFVNILHKQNQTTGTILVYPVKRNKWDDRMSAVIPDEDIFYSVGLLRSGSDADWEILENQNKEILKFCEKAGIKAKQYLPHYRTREEWMNHFGSKWDTFRERKAQFDPKMILSPGQGIFNSD; encoded by the exons ATGGGTAAGAATTCTTCAATGCTTGTagcatctctctttctcttattcatAACCAGCCGTCTAATATCCCTTGTAGGGAAGGTAAGCCCATGGCTCCCCGATGAGCTTCTCATTCAAGTTGATACCAATGCGATCGACTCAGTCTCCTCTGATTTCGGCAAGCTTGTCAAAGTGATGCCTGTCGCCGTACTCTACCCCTCGTCAGACAGAGATGTCCTCCAACTCGTAAAGTTCTCCTACAACTCCCACAACCCTTTCCCCATCGCCGCCAGAGGCCGTAGCCATTCCATTCACGGCCAGGCCACGGCAAAGAACGGCGTGGTGGTTGAGATGACCTGGTTGGAGAAACATCACCCTTCCCGAATTAGGGTTTCTTCAAGCCCTAATTCGTCGAGATTCTATGTAGACGTAGGCGGCGAGCAACTTTGGTTTGATGTTTTGCGAGCCACATATGATTATGGACTTGCACCAGTTTCTTGGACAGATTATCTCTACTTAACTGTTGGTGGAACACTCTCTAATGGTGGAATTAGTGGCCAATCATTTCGTTACGGCCCCCAAATCAACAACGTTATTGAAATGGATATTATTACag GGAAAGGGGAGATGGTGACTTGCTCCAAACAGATAAACTCTGGGCTATTTTACGGAGTTCTAGGAGGACTTGGGCAATTTGGGATCATAACCAGAGCTAGAATTCCTCTTGAGAAGGCTCCAAAAATG GTGAAGTGGGTCCGATTGTTATACCATGATTTCTCTTCCTTCACAAGAGACCAAGAACATCTAATCTCCATTAACAAGGGGTTCGATTATGTGGAGGGTTCTCTCATAATGCGCAAGAGCCCTCCAAATAACTGGAGATCTTCCTTTTTCTCACCCTCTGATCAAGTTCTAATCAACTCTTTGGTAGTCAAACATGGAATCATCTATTGTTTGGAAGTTGTAAAATACTACGACGATCTCTCCGTTGAATATGTCGACGAG GAAATGGGGTTGCTGCTTGGGGGTTTAGGATTTCTTCCTGGTTTCACCTTCCAGAAAGAGGTTGGTTTTGTTGAATTTCTTGATAGGGTAAGGAGAGGAGAGTTGGAGCTTCAAGCCAAAGGACTATGGGACGTTCCTCATCCATGGCTAAATCTGTTTGTACCCAAGTCTGGCATAATGGATTTCAATGAGGGTGCTTTCGTCAACATTCTCCATAAACAAAACCAGACCACTGGAACTATTCTCGTGTACCCAGTTAAGCGGAACAA gtGGGATGATAGGATGTCAGCAGTGATACCAGATGAGGACATTTTCTACTCCGTTGGGCTGTTGCGTTCAGGGAGTGATGCTGATTGGGAGATTTTGGAGAATCAAAACAAAGAGATACTGAAGTTCTGTGAGAAAGCTGGGATTAAAGCGAAACAGTATCTTCCCCATTACAGAACTAGGGAAGAATGGATGAACCATTTTGGCTCGAAATGGGATACTTTCCGGGAGAGAAAAGCTCAGTTTGATCCGAAGATGATATTATCGCCTGGACAAGGGATTTTCAATTCTGACTGA
- the LOC127806311 gene encoding pentatricopeptide repeat-containing protein At1g52620, which translates to MRIIKPSSLTKRIVKKMCKILITHDQNQWEEIIGTLFSQEEGEVVPSDIAHLVFDRIPDPHLGLRFFDWLTQRPPPFFSSPDARACSSLLELLAKSRVFSEIETLLQSMKGQDMLPTRQALDAVIRSYSDSGFVDKALELYRTVMSTYNSLPDVLACNSLLKLLVDIGQIETAHRVYDEMVERDNGGGDGGCIDNYSTCIMVRGLCKVGKVEEGRKLIEDRWGEGCIPNIVFYNTLINGYCQKGDTGRAYELFKELKLKGFLPTEETFGAMINGFCKGRDFEAVDRLLMEMKARGLNINVEIYNSVIDAQYKHGYEVKVIETINKMIESGCEPDIVTYNTLIYGSCRGGKVQEAEELLNRAARKGLAPNKFSYTPLIQYYCRQGEFVRASEMLIKLTERGDKPDVITYGALVHGLVSAGELDVALAIRDRMLERGVLPDAGIYNVLMNGFCKKGRLTIAKQLFAEMLDQNVLPDPFVYVTLADGFIRNRDINGAKKLFELIIEKGMDPGVVGYNTMIKGYCKLGMMLDAISCLNEMIKKHISPDEFTYSTVIDGYVKQDDLGGALRMFSQMVKRQCKPNVVTYTSLINGFCRRGDIDGAQKAFREMQSHGLQPNVVTYSVLIGSFCKVGNLTKAACFFEQMLMSKCTPNEVTFHYLVNGFSNCGHSINYNKANESCEHGISVFLNFFRMMVSDGWFPRIAAYSSIIVCLCLYGMLKTALQLSGNIGSKGCISDSVTFAALLHGVCLEGQSKDWKNIIPCNLHESELKIALKYSLILDDYLPKGESSEASQILQTFVEKCRSLGEEGNDLEDLLS; encoded by the coding sequence atgagaataaTAAAACCCAGCAGCCTCACAAAGAGGATCGTCAAGAAAATGTGCAAAATACTCATAACCCACGATCAGAATCAGTGGGAAGAGATAATCGGAACCCTGTTCTCCCAAGAGGAAGGAGAAGTGGTTCCATCAGACATTGCTCATTTGGTGTTCGACCGAATTCCTGACCCGCATTTGGGTTTGAGGTTCTTTGACTGGCTAACTCAACGCCCACCGCCGTTCTTTTCTTCTCCTGATGCCCGTGCTTGTTCTTCCCTTCTTGAACTCTTGGCCAAGTCCAGAGTGTTTTCGGAGATTGAAACGCTGTTGCAGAGCATGAAAGGGCAAGATATGTTACCAACCCGCCAAGCCTTGGATGCTGTTATTCGATCATATTCAGATTCTGGGTTCGTGGATAAAGCCCTTGAACTGTATAGGACTGTGATGTCCACTTACAATTCCCTTCCTGATGTTCTTGCTTGTAATTCTTTGCTTAAGCTGCTTGTAGATATTGGTCAAATTGAAACTGCACATCGGGTGTATGATGAAATGGTTGAAAGAGATAATGGGGGAGGGGATGGCGGCTGTATAGATAATTATAGTACTTGTATAATGGTTAGAGGATTGTGTAAGGTAGGGAAGGTCGAGGAAGGTAGAAAGCTGATTGAGGACAGGTGGGGAGAAGGCTGTATACCCAATATTGTCTTTTACAATACGCTAATTAATGGCTATTGCCAGAAAGGTGACACTGGAAGAGCTTATGAGCTTTTTAAGGAGTTGAAATTGAAGGGATTTTTACCTACAGAGGAGACATTTGGTGCAATGATAAATGGGTTTTGCAAGGGAAGGGATTTTGAGGCGGTTGATAGGCTCCTGATGGAAATGAAAGCAAGGGGCTTAAATATTAATGTTGAAATCTATAACAGTGTCATTGATGCTCAATATAAGCATGGTTACGAGGTGAAGGTGATCGAGACTATAAATAAGATGATTGAGAGTGGTTGTGAGCCTGACATAGTGACTTATAATACCCTGATATATGGTTCGTGTAGGGGTGGAAAGGTTCAGGAAGCTGAAGAGCTTCTAAACCGCGCAGCGAGAAAGGGATTGGCACCCAATAAATTCAGTTATACTCCTCTCATACAGTATTATTGCAGACAAGGGGAATTTGTAAGGGCTTCAGAAATGCTGATCAAGTTGACAGAAAGAGGTGATAAACCTGATGTGATCACATATGGAGCTCTTGTCCATGGGCTTGTCTCTGCAGGTGAACTAGATGTTGCATTAGCCATTCGTGATAGAATGTTGGAAAGAGGAGTTTTGCCTGATGCTGGTATTTACAATGTCTTGATGAATGGATTTTGTAAGAAAGGCAGGCTTACTATTGCTAAACAGCTATTTGCTGAGATGCTTGACCAGAATGTGCTGCCCGATCCCTTTGTTTATGTCACTCTAGCTGATGGATTCATAAGAAATCGTGACATTAATGGGGCTAAGAAGCTTTTTGAGCTCATAATTGAAAAGGGTATGGATCCAGGTGTGGTGGGGTACAACACCATGATTAAGGGTTACTGTAAGCTCGGAATGATGCTTGATGCAATATCATGTCTCAACGAAATGATAAAAAAGCATATTTCTCCTGATGAATTTACTTATTCTACAGTCATAGATGGATATGTAAAGCAGGATGACTTGGGTGGTGCATTGAGGATGTTTAGTCAAATGGTGAAACGGCAATGCAAGCCAAATGTTGTTACTTACACCTCTCTGATTAATGGTTTCTGCCGAAGGGGAGATATCGATGGAGCTCAAAAAGCTTTTAGGGAGATGCAATCTCATGGTTTGCAGCCTAATGTTGTCACATATAGTGTACTAATAGGAAGCTTTTGTAAAGTGGGTAACCTTACAAAAGCGGCCTGTTTTTTCGAACAGATGTTGATGAGCAAGTGCACTCCCAATGAAGTTACTTTCCATTATTTGGTGAACGGGTTCTCAAATTGTGGACACAGTATTAACTACAATAAGGCAAATGAGTCTTGTGAACATGGGATATCTGtgtttctgaatttttttagaatgatgGTGTCAGATGGTTGGTTTCCAAGGATTGCTGCATATAGTTCTATTATTGTATGCCTTTGCTTATATGGAATGCTAAAGACCGCTCTCCAGTTGAGTGGTAATATTGGTAGTAAGGGCTGCATCTCTGATTCTGTTACTTTTGCCGCCCTGCTACATGGTGTTTGCTTGGAAGGACAATCAAAAGACTGGAAGAATATTATTCCATGCAATTTACATGAATCAGAGCTCAAGATTGCTTTGAAATATTCATTGATATTAGATGATTACCTGCCTAAAGGAGAGAGTTCAGAGGCTTCACAAATTTTGCAGACTTTTGTTGAAAAATGCAGGTCTCTTGGTGAAGAAGGGAATGATCTTGAGGATTTATTAAGTTAG
- the LOC127806573 gene encoding cytokinin dehydrogenase 3-like isoform X2 has product MGKVSPWLPDELLIQVDTNAIDSVSSDFGKLVKVMPVAVLYPSSDRDVLQLVKFSYNSHNPFPIAARGRSHSIHGQATAKNGVVVEMTWLEKHHPSRIRVSSSPNSSRFYVDVGGEQLWFDVLRATYDYGLAPVSWTDYLYLTVGGTLSNGGISGQSFRYGPQINNVIEMDIITGKGEMVTCSKQINSGLFYGVLGGLGQFGIITRARIPLEKAPKMVKWVRLLYHDFSSFTRDQEHLISINKGFDYVEGSLIMRKSPPNNWRSSFFSPSDQVLINSLVVKHGIIYCLEVVKYYDDLSVEYVDEEMGLLLGGLGFLPGFTFQKEVGFVEFLDRVRRGELELQAKGLWDVPHPWLNLFVPKSGIMDFNEGAFVNILHKQNQTTGTILVYPVKRNKWDDRMSAVIPDEDIFYSVGLLRSGSDADWEILENQNKEILKFCEKAGIKAKQYLPHYRTREEWMNHFGSKWDTFRERKAQFDPKMILSPGQGIFNSD; this is encoded by the exons ATGG GGAAGGTAAGCCCATGGCTCCCCGATGAGCTTCTCATTCAAGTTGATACCAATGCGATCGACTCAGTCTCCTCTGATTTCGGCAAGCTTGTCAAAGTGATGCCTGTCGCCGTACTCTACCCCTCGTCAGACAGAGATGTCCTCCAACTCGTAAAGTTCTCCTACAACTCCCACAACCCTTTCCCCATCGCCGCCAGAGGCCGTAGCCATTCCATTCACGGCCAGGCCACGGCAAAGAACGGCGTGGTGGTTGAGATGACCTGGTTGGAGAAACATCACCCTTCCCGAATTAGGGTTTCTTCAAGCCCTAATTCGTCGAGATTCTATGTAGACGTAGGCGGCGAGCAACTTTGGTTTGATGTTTTGCGAGCCACATATGATTATGGACTTGCACCAGTTTCTTGGACAGATTATCTCTACTTAACTGTTGGTGGAACACTCTCTAATGGTGGAATTAGTGGCCAATCATTTCGTTACGGCCCCCAAATCAACAACGTTATTGAAATGGATATTATTACag GGAAAGGGGAGATGGTGACTTGCTCCAAACAGATAAACTCTGGGCTATTTTACGGAGTTCTAGGAGGACTTGGGCAATTTGGGATCATAACCAGAGCTAGAATTCCTCTTGAGAAGGCTCCAAAAATG GTGAAGTGGGTCCGATTGTTATACCATGATTTCTCTTCCTTCACAAGAGACCAAGAACATCTAATCTCCATTAACAAGGGGTTCGATTATGTGGAGGGTTCTCTCATAATGCGCAAGAGCCCTCCAAATAACTGGAGATCTTCCTTTTTCTCACCCTCTGATCAAGTTCTAATCAACTCTTTGGTAGTCAAACATGGAATCATCTATTGTTTGGAAGTTGTAAAATACTACGACGATCTCTCCGTTGAATATGTCGACGAG GAAATGGGGTTGCTGCTTGGGGGTTTAGGATTTCTTCCTGGTTTCACCTTCCAGAAAGAGGTTGGTTTTGTTGAATTTCTTGATAGGGTAAGGAGAGGAGAGTTGGAGCTTCAAGCCAAAGGACTATGGGACGTTCCTCATCCATGGCTAAATCTGTTTGTACCCAAGTCTGGCATAATGGATTTCAATGAGGGTGCTTTCGTCAACATTCTCCATAAACAAAACCAGACCACTGGAACTATTCTCGTGTACCCAGTTAAGCGGAACAA gtGGGATGATAGGATGTCAGCAGTGATACCAGATGAGGACATTTTCTACTCCGTTGGGCTGTTGCGTTCAGGGAGTGATGCTGATTGGGAGATTTTGGAGAATCAAAACAAAGAGATACTGAAGTTCTGTGAGAAAGCTGGGATTAAAGCGAAACAGTATCTTCCCCATTACAGAACTAGGGAAGAATGGATGAACCATTTTGGCTCGAAATGGGATACTTTCCGGGAGAGAAAAGCTCAGTTTGATCCGAAGATGATATTATCGCCTGGACAAGGGATTTTCAATTCTGACTGA